Proteins encoded together in one Myxocyprinus asiaticus isolate MX2 ecotype Aquarium Trade chromosome 9, UBuf_Myxa_2, whole genome shotgun sequence window:
- the odad3 gene encoding coiled-coil domain-containing protein 151, translated as MSSTFLSEGIKSPVHDQISALQRKIQLLEGDRSAYFESSQSAIKKNRGTILQLRRENKNLHKKLAEALAGDEQVIREAFQSHVVEKAAFRNMSGKAACTVMDQKVCDKMKKLNALKHTTQTHRRRLEDLKLQYQTMKPERSSPVADAQKREEEKREGDSADQLPQKKLHMLENRLEKAQLKCHEAEHIMRGYLKLKEHLQEESLTYQSKLDHLEAEIHHQTQELKDLQVMNSDAHLSKDAAKAELQFQEEQVLRERREREKILFRYKKQAEERKALAERMERRPQRASMHPDELSTEAQRSATGVGEEEEAISAFEEAFQRIKEATGVTDTQEIVDRFISQGETQTHLEKMKAQNEKTLLQLKDERNNLQTQFQDMKYSGETKLSSEQQMLQECERHLQQEQQQRDAYKDRLDWLTRTLGSVRAGVQQLSDKLQHIPLMKGPAPQLPPDPGEHVLQLLSEATQKLIRLKEELQGKDLVTIIKEMEDEEFRASIQGKLPHHNTRIQLPEAQKLAPFYDEQESGDDEGDVITRATLKHQSQLIIDAKTKRKTRIKKRKGKL; from the exons ATGTCCAGTACGTTTTTATCAGAGGGCATCAAGAGCCCTGTCCATGATCAAATTTCGGCACTACAACGAAAAATTCAGCTTCTGG AGGGAGACAGAAGCGCATACTTTGAAAGCTCTCAGTCAGCCATCAAGAAAAACAGAGGAACCATCCTGCAGCTGAGACGAGAAAATAAAAACTTGCACAAGAAACTGGCCGAGGCCCTTGCT GGAGATGAACAAGTCATCAGAGAGGCCTTCCAGAGCCATGTGGTGGAGAAAGCAGCGTTTAGGAACATGTCTGGGAAG GCAGCTTGTACGGTGATGGATCAGAAGGTGTGTGATAAAATGAAGAAGCTTAACGCTCTAAAACACACCACTCAGACACACAGGCGCCGTTTAGAGGACCTGAAGCTCCAGTACCAGACCATGAAGCCCGAGAGAAGCAGCCCTGTGGCTGATGCACAGAAACGAGAGGAGGAGAAG AGAGAAGGGGACTCCGCCGATCAGCTTCCCCAAAAG AAGTTGCACATGCTGGAAAACCGTTTGGAGAAAGCACAGCTGAAATGTCATGAAGCAGAGCACATCATGCGGGGATACCTGAAACTGAAGGAGCACCTACAG GAAGAGAGTCTTACATATCAGTCTAAGCTGGACCATCTGGAGGCAGAGATCCACCATCAGACCCAAGAGCTCAAAGACCTGCAGGTCATGAACAGTGATGCTCACCTGTCTAAGGATGCTGCCAAG GCTGAGCTGCAGTTTCAGGAGGAGCAGGTGCTCAGAGagcgcagagagagagaaaaaattctCTTCCGCTATAAGAAGCAGGCAGAGGAGAGGAAGGCTCTGGCAGAGAGGATGGAGAGAAGA CCCCAGCGAGCGAGCATGCACCCCGATGAGCTGAGCACTGAGGCCCAGCGCAGTGCCACTGGAGTGGGGGAGGAAGAGGAAGCCATATCTGCTTTTGAGGAAGCTTTCCAGCGCATCAAAGAGGCCACTGGAGTCACAGACACACAG GAAATAGTGGACAGGTTTATCTCTCAGGGAGAAACACAGACACATCTGGAGAAGATGAAGGCACAGAATGAGAAAACTCTCCTTCAGCTGAAGGATGAGAGAAATAATCTACAGACTCAGTTTCAGGATATGAAATACTCAGGAGAAACTAAACTATCAAG tgaacagcagatgctgcaggaATGTGAGCGTCACCTGCAGCAGGAGCAGCAGCAGCGTGATGCATATAAAGATCGTCTGGACTGGCTCACACGCACACTCGGATCCGTCCGAGCAGGAGTGCAACAGCTCAGTGATAAACTACAGCATATACCACTG ATGAAAGGTCCGGCGCCCCAACTTCCCCCAGATCCAGGAGAACACGTGCTCCAGCTGCTGTCTGAGGCCACGCAGAAACTTATCAGGCTAAAGGAGGAACTGCAGGGCAAAGATCTGGTGACAATCAtaaaggagatggaggatgaagAG TTCCGTGCCAGTATACAAGGAAAACTGCCCCACCACAACACTCGCATTCAGTTGCCTGAAGCACAGAAACTGGCCCCCTTTTATG ATGAGCAAGAGAGTGGCGACGATGAAGGTGATGTCATCACCCGTGCCACCCTGAAGCACCAGTCGCAACTGATCATTGATGCAAAAACCAAGAGGAAGACTCGCATCAAAAAGAGGAAGGGCAAACTCTGA